Proteins from one Hemibagrus wyckioides isolate EC202008001 linkage group LG16, SWU_Hwy_1.0, whole genome shotgun sequence genomic window:
- the cxadr gene encoding coxsackievirus and adenovirus receptor homolog has protein sequence MDLWISRLFYVCVIFLKGSVCGLQISSGPASLEKASGETVSLDCGFTLSSQDSGPLDIEWSIQPSDNQREEKVVILYSGDRVYEDYYPPLKGRVHFNSPDPKNGDASVTILSLIASDTGTYQCKVKKAPGLGSKKILLTVMVRPSKPRCSIEGSPYFGNEVVLKCKSTDGTSPIQYTWEKTTDSKLLPANAVLDAAAGIVKIRNATAAMSGSYRCTAQNRVGAEQCMLDLKITAPPNTAGVIAGSVIGVLLFLILLALLLFCCCRARQKKKYEKEISYEIREDVPAPKSRISTARSFTSVGSQRSSLGSMSPSNLHEYAKSQYNKIPSEEYEAPPSHVPDPPPSHTPVIPVIPPSRVAGPNLSRMGAIPVMTPAQNRDGSIV, from the exons ATGGATCTGTGGATTTCCCGCTTATTTTACGTATGTGTTATTTTTCTCAAGG gATCAGTGTGTGGGCTACAGATATCCTCAGGCCCAGCATCTCTGGAGAAGGCGAGTGGTGAGACCGTGTCTCTGGATTGTGGATTCACTCTGTCATCTCAGGACAGTGGACCTCTGGACATTGAGTGGAGCATCCAGCCCTCTGACAaccagagagaagagaaagtg gTAATCCTGTACTCTGGGGACAGGGTGTATGAGGATTATTACCCCCCACTAAAGGGCAGAGTGCACTTTAACTCCCCCGACCCAAAGAATGGTGACGCCTCTGTCACAATACTGAGCCTGATCGCCTCCGACACTGGCACGTACCAGTGTAAAGTCAAGAAAGCACCTGGCCTCGGCAGCAAGAAGATCCTGCTCACTGTCATGG TGCGTCCCTCTAAGCCACGCTGTTCTATCGAGGGTTCCCCATATTTCGGGAATGAGGTGGTTCTAAAATGTAAATCCACTGATGGGACGAGTCCTATACAGTACACATGGGAGAAGACCACTGACAGCAAGCTGCTGCCTGCTAATGCTGTTCTGG ATGCTGCTGCAGGGATAGTGAAGATCCGTAATGCGACGGCAGCAATGTCAGGGAGTTACCGCTGTACTGCACAGAACAGAGTGGGGGCCGAACAGTGTATGTTGGACCTCAAAATCACAGCAC CCCCAAACACAGCGGGTGTGATTGCAGGGTCAGTAATCGGTGTGTTGCTGTTCCTGATTCTCTTGGCTCTGCTCCTGTTCTGCTGCTGTCGTGCTCGTCAGAAAAAGAAGTACGAGAAGGAGATTTCCTATGAGATCAG AGAGGATGTTCCTGCCCCAAAAAGTCGGATCTCTACTGCCCGTAGTTTCACCAGTGTGGGGAGTCAGCGTTCGTCTCTTGGCTCCATGTCTCCTTCCAACCTGCATGAGTATGCCAAGTCCCAGTACAACAAGATTCCATCTGAGGAGTATGAAGCTCCTCCTAGCCACGTCCCTGATCCCCCACCCAGCCACACCCCCGTCATTCCAGTCATCCCACCCAGCAGGGTAGCAGGCCCCAACCTCAGCCGCATGGGGGCAATTCCGGTCATGACCCCGGCTCAGAACCGGGACGGATCCATCGTGTAG